A genomic window from Bradyrhizobium lupini includes:
- the yidD gene encoding membrane protein insertion efficiency factor YidD has translation MKQSAREPCSNPVAGALRLPRRFARALIWLYRHTLSPLVGYNCRHLPTCSTYGDEAIERFGLWAGGWMTLARLLRCNPFGTSGIDNVPLTAPQGARWYLPWRYGRWRGVNAS, from the coding sequence ATGAAGCAATCAGCCCGCGAGCCATGTTCCAATCCCGTCGCGGGCGCGCTCCGGCTTCCACGCAGATTCGCCCGCGCGCTGATCTGGCTCTACCGCCACACGCTCTCGCCGCTGGTTGGCTACAATTGCCGGCACCTGCCGACCTGCTCCACCTATGGCGACGAGGCAATCGAACGGTTCGGGCTGTGGGCCGGCGGCTGGATGACGCTCGCACGCCTGCTCCGTTGCAACCCTTTCGGCACCTCGGGCATCGACAACGTGCCCCTCACCGCACCACAGGGCGCGCGCTGGTACTTGCCTTGGCGCTACGGCCGCTGGCGCGGCGTCAACGCATCCTGA
- a CDS encoding iron-sulfur cluster assembly scaffold protein encodes MLNDIYNKRIIELAGNIPRLGRLPDPDATATAHSKLCGSTVKVDLNMEGEKVTDFAHDVKACALGQASSSIMASQIVGSTASELRELRETVRKMLKENGAPPEGKWEEIKFLEPVRDYKARHASTLLTFDAVVDAIGQIEAKAKQPAAAQG; translated from the coding sequence ATGCTGAACGACATTTATAACAAGCGGATCATCGAACTGGCCGGGAATATTCCGCGGCTCGGGCGGTTGCCGGATCCCGATGCCACTGCCACCGCCCATTCCAAGCTGTGCGGGTCGACCGTCAAGGTCGACCTCAACATGGAGGGCGAGAAGGTCACTGACTTCGCCCATGACGTGAAGGCCTGCGCGCTGGGACAAGCTTCTTCCTCCATCATGGCAAGTCAGATCGTCGGATCGACTGCGAGCGAACTCCGTGAGTTACGCGAAACTGTTCGCAAGATGCTGAAGGAGAACGGCGCGCCTCCTGAAGGCAAATGGGAAGAGATCAAGTTCCTCGAGCCGGTCCGCGACTACAAGGCGCGCCACGCCTCGACGCTCCTGACCTTCGATGCCGTGGTCGATGCCATCGGCCAGATCGAGGCGAAGGCGAAGCAGCCGGCTGCGGCGCAAGGCTGA
- the folE gene encoding GTP cyclohydrolase I FolE: MDATIKSIRPNKPSDRQPESRPAELDPSEFLAAAVRADQPRPARAEAEQAVKTLLAYIGENTNREGLLDTPRRVVEAFDELYQGYHQCPAEVLDRTFGETAGYDDFVLVRDIEFTSQCEHHMMPFYGKAHIAYTPVERVVGLSKLARLTDIFARRLQTQEHMTAQIAAAIDEILKPRGVAVLIEAEHTCMSVRGVAKHGASTFTSRFTGMFRDNPAEQARFLSLVRGLQR, translated from the coding sequence ATGGACGCTACCATCAAATCCATCCGCCCCAACAAGCCCTCCGATCGGCAGCCCGAGAGCCGTCCGGCGGAGCTCGATCCTTCCGAATTCCTTGCAGCCGCCGTCCGCGCCGACCAGCCGCGCCCGGCGCGCGCCGAGGCCGAGCAGGCGGTGAAGACGCTGCTTGCCTATATCGGCGAGAACACCAACCGCGAGGGACTGCTCGACACGCCGCGCCGCGTGGTCGAGGCTTTCGACGAACTCTATCAGGGCTACCACCAGTGCCCGGCCGAGGTGCTCGATCGCACCTTCGGCGAGACCGCCGGCTATGACGACTTCGTCCTTGTGCGCGACATCGAGTTCACCTCTCAATGCGAGCATCACATGATGCCGTTCTACGGCAAGGCGCACATTGCCTATACGCCGGTGGAACGCGTGGTCGGCCTGTCGAAGCTTGCGCGCCTCACCGACATCTTCGCCCGCCGGCTCCAGACCCAGGAGCACATGACCGCGCAGATCGCGGCAGCGATCGACGAGATCCTCAAGCCGCGCGGCGTTGCCGTGCTGATCGAGGCCGAGCATACCTGCATGTCGGTGCGCGGCGTCGCCAAGCATGGTGCCTCCACCTTCACCAGCCGCTTCACCGGCATGTTCCGCGACAATCCGGCGGAACAGGCGCGTTTTCTGTCCCTGGTGCGAGGCCTGCAGCGCTGA
- a CDS encoding transglycosylase, with the protein MSVDNSSVSQAAVLDPSRARVASAIKQASNVGGVSFQYMLTTAKMESDFDPTAGATTSSAHGLYQFIDQTWLGTVKEAGTQLGYGNYSDAITRTSSGTYTVDDPAMKRSIMKLRDDPEAASSMAAALTQSNSFKLTGLLGRRPSDSELYMAHFMGVGGAAKLIANAEDNPQAVGARLFPNAASANRSIFYAKDGRARSISEVYSVLDARYAGAANSKTTRSAMAMYGGTSTTQVASANGVQPAAPLIDNAAYLQTFPNTRAVMPVSATVPTTAADNTPITPVFRSIYQPGDTTQPVSTTVQKLWGNNASLTSVAPATSAASGTPDVRPPQPLDLFSDRSGTFSS; encoded by the coding sequence ATGTCGGTCGACAATTCCAGTGTCTCACAGGCGGCGGTCCTTGATCCGTCGCGGGCACGCGTCGCCAGTGCGATCAAGCAGGCCTCGAACGTAGGTGGCGTCAGCTTCCAGTACATGCTGACCACCGCCAAGATGGAATCGGATTTCGATCCCACGGCGGGGGCGACTACGTCATCCGCGCACGGGCTCTACCAGTTCATCGACCAGACCTGGCTTGGCACGGTGAAGGAAGCGGGCACCCAGCTCGGCTATGGCAACTATTCGGACGCCATCACCAGGACGTCGTCGGGCACCTACACCGTCGATGATCCCGCGATGAAGCGGTCGATCATGAAGCTGCGCGACGATCCGGAGGCCGCCTCCAGCATGGCGGCTGCGCTGACGCAGTCGAACAGCTTCAAGCTCACCGGCCTGCTCGGCCGCAGGCCGTCCGACAGCGAACTCTACATGGCGCATTTCATGGGCGTCGGCGGCGCCGCGAAACTGATCGCCAATGCCGAGGACAATCCGCAAGCGGTTGGCGCGCGGTTGTTTCCTAACGCGGCGTCCGCCAATCGCTCGATCTTCTACGCCAAGGACGGCCGCGCGCGCAGCATCTCCGAGGTCTATTCCGTGCTGGATGCACGCTACGCCGGCGCGGCAAATTCGAAAACCACCCGCAGCGCGATGGCGATGTATGGCGGCACGTCGACCACGCAGGTCGCGAGCGCCAACGGCGTACAGCCTGCCGCGCCGCTGATCGACAATGCCGCGTATCTCCAGACCTTTCCGAACACACGCGCGGTGATGCCGGTCAGCGCGACAGTGCCAACGACGGCCGCGGACAATACACCGATCACGCCGGTGTTTCGCTCGATCTATCAGCCCGGCGACACCACCCAGCCGGTCTCGACGACCGTGCAGAAATTGTGGGGCAACAATGCCTCGCTCACTTCGGTCGCACCCGCGACCTCGGCCGCATCGGGGACGCCTGACGTCCGGCCGCCCCAGCCGCTTGATCTGTTCAGCGATCGCAGCGGCACGTTCTCAAGCTAA
- a CDS encoding DUF2336 domain-containing protein, with product MIVRQFINWIRTAPAGERAEATRALARAWLISDLSHDDRIAAEGALLMLLDDPSPLVRQAMAEAFARSTEAPASIVRALSADQPTVALSVLEHSPLLIDADLVDIVATGNDEVQCAVARRIALPVSVCAAIAEVGCAAAALELIENPHAELAPFSWDRIVERHGHLAAIREAMLVLEDLPSATRAALVAKLSETLAQFVVARNWLTADRAERIATEARDRSTMNIAARSRGEDMEGLVRHLRITGQLTAGLILRALLSSNLDLFDAALAELAELPLARVSALLHDRGGNSLHALLRRAGLPEATFAAFQVALDACHEQGFVDSDDNAARLRRRMVERVLTHCETDRGATEPLMVLLRRFATESAREEARLFCDELVADEKVDPVYDDLIAA from the coding sequence ATGATTGTTCGGCAGTTCATCAATTGGATCAGGACGGCGCCCGCCGGCGAGCGGGCCGAGGCGACGCGGGCGCTGGCCCGGGCCTGGCTGATCTCAGACCTTTCCCATGACGACCGTATTGCCGCTGAAGGCGCGCTTCTGATGCTGCTTGACGATCCCTCGCCGCTGGTGCGGCAGGCGATGGCCGAGGCGTTTGCGCGCAGTACCGAGGCACCGGCGTCGATCGTGCGGGCGCTGTCGGCGGACCAGCCGACCGTCGCGCTGTCCGTGCTCGAACATTCTCCGCTGCTGATCGACGCCGATCTCGTCGACATCGTCGCGACCGGCAACGACGAGGTGCAGTGCGCGGTCGCCCGCCGCATCGCGCTGCCGGTATCGGTCTGCGCCGCCATTGCCGAAGTCGGCTGCGCGGCGGCAGCGCTTGAGCTGATCGAAAATCCTCATGCCGAGCTTGCGCCCTTCTCCTGGGATCGCATCGTCGAGCGTCACGGCCATCTCGCCGCGATCCGCGAGGCGATGCTGGTGCTGGAGGATCTGCCGTCTGCCACGCGCGCCGCGCTGGTGGCCAAACTCTCGGAGACGCTGGCCCAATTCGTCGTAGCCCGGAACTGGCTGACTGCCGACCGCGCCGAGCGCATCGCGACCGAGGCGCGCGACCGCTCCACCATGAACATTGCGGCGCGCTCGCGCGGCGAAGACATGGAAGGGCTTGTTCGGCACCTGCGCATCACCGGCCAGCTCACCGCGGGTCTCATTCTGCGCGCGCTGCTGTCGAGCAATCTCGACCTGTTCGATGCGGCGCTGGCTGAGCTCGCCGAGCTGCCGCTGGCGCGCGTGTCCGCGCTGCTGCACGATCGCGGCGGCAACAGCCTGCACGCGCTGCTCCGCCGCGCCGGGCTTCCCGAGGCGACGTTTGCAGCCTTCCAGGTCGCGCTCGATGCCTGCCACGAGCAGGGCTTCGTCGACAGCGACGACAATGCAGCGAGGCTGCGCCGCCGCATGGTCGAGCGCGTGCTCACCCATTGCGAGACCGACCGCGGCGCGACCGAGCCGCTGATGGTCCTGCTCCGCCGCTTCGCCACCGAATCCGCGCGCGAAGAGGCAAGGCTGTTCTGCGACGAGCTGGTCGCGGACGAGAAGGTTGATCCGGTCTATGACGATCTGATTGCGGCGTAA
- a CDS encoding Hpt domain-containing protein, with the protein MAKNSARDIEITAFATHQIITQPNPLRSVLRRVEDKDMDDPIGRAEQALAGLAGEFKDWMATEINRLSAAYVAIRHDGFSKDRRDELFRAAHDIKGDAATFGYPAAAGVAESLCRVIEHAPDLEKVPAELFTHHINAILAIVHENTKLDSISVSAELNRRLRKVADDYLADANRDRPEHLEVILAPSIAPAG; encoded by the coding sequence ATGGCGAAGAACAGCGCAAGAGACATCGAGATCACGGCCTTCGCCACGCATCAAATCATCACGCAGCCCAACCCGCTGCGGTCGGTCCTGCGCCGCGTCGAAGACAAAGACATGGACGATCCGATCGGCCGCGCCGAACAGGCGCTCGCGGGCCTTGCTGGCGAGTTCAAGGACTGGATGGCGACCGAGATCAACCGGCTGTCGGCCGCCTACGTCGCCATCCGGCACGACGGCTTCAGCAAGGACAGGCGCGACGAGTTGTTTCGCGCCGCGCACGACATCAAGGGCGATGCCGCGACTTTCGGCTATCCGGCGGCGGCGGGCGTAGCCGAGAGCCTGTGCCGCGTCATCGAGCACGCGCCCGATCTCGAAAAGGTACCGGCCGAGCTGTTCACGCACCACATCAACGCCATCCTTGCCATCGTGCACGAGAACACGAAGCTCGACAGCATCAGCGTCTCCGCCGAACTCAACCGGCGCCTGCGCAAGGTCGCCGACGACTATCTCGCCGACGCCAACCGCGATCGCCCCGAGCATCTCGAGGTGATCCTGGCACCGAGTATCGCGCCGGCGGGGTAG
- a CDS encoding response regulator, whose protein sequence is MFRIDFNKLRFLVCDDNPHMRRILRTLLHSFGAREVYEAEDGATALEMYSHYVPDIVITDWAMPIFDGLELAQMIRQPESKGNPYAPIIMLTGHSEKRRVTVARDAGVTEFLAKPISAKGLYQRILNVVASPRPFIKTKTYFGPDRRRNINSAYMGPERRVGEKHEVLQQPSLLDKARSSI, encoded by the coding sequence ATGTTCCGCATCGATTTCAACAAGCTGCGTTTCCTCGTCTGCGACGACAATCCGCACATGCGCCGCATCCTGCGGACGCTGCTGCATTCCTTTGGCGCGCGTGAAGTCTACGAGGCCGAGGACGGGGCCACGGCGCTGGAAATGTACAGCCATTACGTGCCCGACATCGTCATCACCGACTGGGCGATGCCGATCTTCGATGGGCTCGAGCTGGCGCAGATGATCCGGCAGCCGGAATCCAAGGGCAATCCCTACGCGCCGATCATCATGCTGACCGGCCATTCCGAGAAGCGCCGCGTCACGGTGGCGCGCGATGCCGGCGTCACCGAATTCCTGGCCAAGCCGATCTCGGCCAAGGGGCTCTACCAGCGCATCCTCAACGTGGTCGCCAGTCCCCGCCCCTTCATCAAGACCAAGACCTATTTCGGCCCGGACCGCCGCCGCAACATCAACTCAGCCTATATGGGCCCCGAGCGCCGCGTCGGCGAAAAGCACGAGGTGCTGCAGCAACCCTCGCTGCTCGACAAGGCCCGCTCCTCCATCTAG
- a CDS encoding NAD kinase — protein sequence MTKPARYDQIAFVASPSSEAQAAFGQLTRDFGNCDPKDADIVVALGGDGLMLQTLHQHMHTGKPIYGMHRGTVGFLMNEYSTVDLRARLEAAQESEIHPLLMRATDANDRVHLHHAINEVALFRQTYQAARLRILIDERERMSELIADGIMVATPAGSTAYNLSAQGPILPINAALLALTPISAFRPRRWRGALLPNTAYVVIEVLEGDKRPVAAVADHDEVRDVRRVEVLSDKTISMRMLFDPGHSLEERILREQFGS from the coding sequence ATGACCAAGCCAGCGCGATACGACCAGATCGCCTTCGTCGCCAGCCCGAGCAGCGAGGCGCAAGCCGCCTTCGGCCAGCTCACCAGGGACTTCGGCAATTGCGATCCGAAGGACGCCGACATCGTGGTCGCACTCGGCGGCGACGGGCTCATGCTCCAGACGCTGCATCAGCACATGCATACGGGCAAGCCGATCTACGGCATGCACCGCGGCACCGTCGGCTTCCTGATGAACGAGTACTCGACCGTCGATCTTCGAGCCCGCCTCGAGGCGGCGCAGGAATCAGAAATCCACCCCCTCCTGATGCGCGCGACCGATGCCAACGACCGCGTCCACCTGCATCACGCCATCAACGAGGTCGCCCTGTTCCGGCAGACCTACCAGGCCGCGCGCCTGCGGATCCTGATCGACGAGCGCGAGCGCATGTCCGAGCTGATCGCCGACGGCATCATGGTGGCAACGCCAGCCGGCTCGACCGCCTACAATCTGTCCGCCCAAGGACCGATCCTGCCGATCAACGCCGCGCTGCTGGCGCTGACGCCGATCAGCGCCTTCCGCCCACGACGCTGGCGCGGCGCGCTGCTGCCGAACACGGCTTATGTCGTGATTGAGGTGCTGGAGGGCGACAAGCGCCCCGTGGCGGCGGTCGCCGACCACGACGAGGTGCGCGATGTTCGCCGCGTCGAGGTGCTGTCCGACAAGACCATCTCGATGCGCATGCTGTTCGACCCCGGTCACAGCCTGGAAGAGCGCATTCTGCGCGAACAGTTCGGCTCCTGA
- a CDS encoding S10 family peptidase, giving the protein MNMNMPVLRCATLVLAVSAFALAGLARADDPPQPRAEAAAPAGQKGGRGGAQSASQNASPSAEPHRLPSDSTTKQKLDLPGRSLNFAATAGSIRVFDGKGEPVADIAYTSYELDGADRATRPVTFLFNGGPGASSAWLQFGAAGPWRLPLDGEALSPSASPEVKPNAETWLDFTDLVFIDPVSTGYSRFVATGDDARKSFYSVDGDVNSLALVIRRWLEKHDRLTSPKYVAGESYGGIRGPKVVRQLQLQHGVGVRGLILVSPLLDFREFTGTSLLQYVATLPSYVAVAREAKGPVKRADLADVEAYARGEFLADLVKGEADKEATNRLADKVAELTGIDQAVSRRLAGRFDVGEFRREFDRKNGKVTGRYDGSVRGLDPYPDSSSSRFGDPSGDALQAPLTSAAVDLLTHKLNWRPDGSYEVLNGAVEGHWDFGRGINPPQSVSELRQILATDAKLNVLVAHGLFDLATPYFGSKRVLDQLPAFATQRVKFVVYPGGHMFYSRDGSRQALRSEVETLIRE; this is encoded by the coding sequence ATGAATATGAATATGCCGGTGCTCCGCTGTGCGACCCTGGTGCTGGCGGTATCGGCATTCGCGCTCGCAGGATTGGCGCGCGCCGACGATCCGCCGCAGCCGCGCGCCGAGGCGGCAGCGCCAGCCGGACAGAAGGGCGGGCGCGGCGGCGCACAAAGCGCGTCGCAGAATGCATCGCCATCCGCCGAGCCGCACCGTCTTCCGTCGGATTCGACCACGAAGCAGAAACTCGATCTTCCCGGCCGCAGCCTCAATTTCGCAGCGACCGCTGGTTCGATCCGCGTGTTCGACGGCAAGGGTGAGCCGGTGGCCGACATCGCCTATACATCCTATGAGCTCGACGGCGCAGACCGTGCGACGCGCCCGGTGACGTTCCTGTTCAATGGCGGGCCCGGTGCGTCGTCGGCATGGCTCCAGTTCGGCGCGGCCGGGCCGTGGCGGCTGCCGCTCGATGGCGAAGCGCTGTCGCCGTCCGCCTCGCCCGAGGTGAAGCCGAACGCGGAGACCTGGCTCGATTTCACCGATCTCGTCTTCATCGACCCCGTCAGCACCGGCTACAGCCGCTTCGTCGCGACCGGCGATGACGCGCGCAAATCGTTCTACTCCGTCGACGGCGACGTCAATTCGCTCGCGTTGGTGATCCGCCGCTGGCTCGAGAAGCACGACCGGCTGACCTCGCCGAAATACGTCGCCGGCGAAAGCTATGGCGGCATTCGCGGGCCGAAGGTGGTGCGGCAGTTGCAGCTCCAGCACGGCGTCGGCGTCAGGGGATTGATCCTGGTGTCGCCGCTCCTGGACTTCCGCGAATTCACCGGCACCAGCCTCCTGCAATATGTCGCGACGCTGCCGAGCTATGTGGCGGTGGCGCGCGAGGCGAAAGGCCCGGTCAAGCGCGCCGATCTCGCCGACGTCGAGGCTTACGCACGCGGCGAATTCCTGGCCGACCTCGTCAAGGGCGAGGCGGACAAGGAGGCCACCAATCGTCTTGCCGACAAGGTCGCCGAGCTCACCGGCATCGACCAGGCGGTGAGCCGTCGGCTTGCCGGCCGCTTCGACGTCGGCGAATTCCGCCGCGAATTCGACCGCAAGAACGGCAAGGTGACGGGGCGCTACGATGGCTCGGTACGCGGCCTTGATCCCTATCCGGATTCGAGCAGCTCGCGGTTCGGTGATCCCTCCGGCGATGCGCTGCAGGCGCCGCTGACGAGTGCGGCGGTTGACCTGTTGACACACAAGCTCAACTGGCGGCCCGACGGCTCCTACGAGGTGTTGAACGGCGCCGTCGAAGGCCATTGGGATTTCGGCCGCGGCATCAACCCGCCGCAGTCGGTCTCCGAGCTGCGCCAGATCCTCGCCACGGATGCGAAGCTGAACGTGCTGGTCGCGCACGGCCTGTTCGATCTCGCCACCCCCTATTTCGGATCGAAGCGGGTGCTCGACCAGTTGCCGGCCTTCGCAACGCAGCGGGTCAAGTTCGTGGTCTATCCCGGCGGCCACATGTTCTATTCGCGCGACGGCTCGCGGCAGGCTCTTCGGAGCGAAGTCGAGACTCTCATTCGGGAGTAG
- a CDS encoding serine hydrolase domain-containing protein encodes MDKWLRSAIDYIGSWIEFQHTTIQQPGVMVAFVHRGEVVAEHAFGLANLDTGEKLTPRHRFRIASHSKSFTSAGVMKLREQRKLRLDDSIGQHVAGLHPRVAETTIAQVLSHTAGLTRDGADSGQFIDSRPYLDANELLAELKRPTVIEPGTRFKYSNHGFGLIGLVIEAVTKEPYPVWIKREIIEPAGLRETEPDAPLPKGASFARGHTRKLPYGERCVIPGDNPAHAMASAAGFIATAADTARFYAQLAPNAKKSVLSVASRREMTRNHWRVPQSFEAYYGLGVNAGKTDGWDWLGHGGGFQGYISRTCSIPACELAISILSNSIDGAAPFWMDGAMQILRVFQSHGAPDRRVRDWTGRWWTIWGANDLVPVGNRVLVANPQFNNPFMDAAEIEVTGRDTGKLAWAAGYSSHGEPVRRVRDKRGKVSDVWIAGANIKPAAVVAREIGRRYKPRKRRATPE; translated from the coding sequence ATGGACAAGTGGCTGCGATCCGCGATCGACTACATCGGCTCCTGGATCGAATTCCAGCACACCACAATCCAGCAGCCGGGCGTCATGGTCGCCTTCGTCCATCGCGGCGAGGTGGTTGCCGAGCATGCGTTCGGCCTCGCCAATCTCGACACCGGCGAGAAGCTCACCCCGCGCCATCGCTTCCGCATCGCCTCGCACTCGAAGAGCTTCACCTCGGCCGGCGTCATGAAGCTGCGCGAGCAGCGCAAGCTCCGGCTCGACGATTCCATCGGCCAACATGTCGCCGGCCTGCATCCGCGCGTCGCCGAAACGACGATTGCGCAAGTGCTCTCGCACACCGCGGGACTGACGCGCGACGGCGCCGATTCCGGCCAGTTCATCGACAGCCGTCCCTATCTCGACGCGAACGAGCTGCTCGCGGAATTGAAGCGGCCGACCGTAATCGAGCCGGGCACACGCTTCAAATATTCCAATCACGGCTTTGGGCTGATCGGTCTCGTCATCGAGGCCGTGACGAAGGAGCCCTACCCGGTCTGGATCAAGCGCGAGATCATCGAACCTGCGGGCCTGCGCGAGACCGAGCCGGACGCGCCGCTTCCCAAGGGCGCGTCGTTCGCGCGCGGCCACACTCGCAAGCTGCCGTACGGAGAGCGATGCGTGATCCCCGGCGACAATCCCGCGCACGCGATGGCCTCCGCCGCCGGCTTCATCGCGACCGCCGCCGATACCGCCCGCTTCTACGCGCAGCTCGCGCCCAATGCGAAAAAGAGCGTGCTATCGGTCGCAAGCCGCCGCGAGATGACGCGAAACCATTGGCGCGTGCCGCAAAGCTTCGAGGCCTATTACGGCCTCGGCGTCAACGCCGGCAAAACCGACGGCTGGGATTGGTTGGGCCATGGCGGCGGCTTTCAAGGTTACATCTCCAGGACCTGCTCCATCCCCGCTTGCGAGCTCGCGATCAGCATCCTCAGCAACTCCATCGACGGCGCGGCCCCGTTCTGGATGGACGGCGCGATGCAGATCCTGCGCGTCTTCCAGTCCCATGGTGCACCCGACCGCCGCGTGCGCGACTGGACCGGCCGTTGGTGGACCATCTGGGGCGCGAACGACCTCGTGCCGGTCGGCAACCGCGTGCTGGTCGCCAATCCCCAGTTCAACAACCCGTTCATGGACGCCGCCGAGATCGAGGTCACCGGCCGCGACACCGGCAAGCTCGCCTGGGCCGCCGGTTACTCCAGCCACGGCGAGCCGGTGCGCCGCGTCCGCGACAAGCGCGGCAAGGTCAGTGACGTCTGGATCGCGGGCGCCAACATCAAGCCTGCGGCCGTCGTGGCGCGTGAGATCGGACGAAGATACAAGCCGCGCAAGCGACGGGCTACTCCCGAATGA
- a CDS encoding tetratricopeptide repeat protein yields MRKLSMLLVPGLVAVSLAAAPVLTSAYAAGSDEPSSPPKSDTSTKKGKKKSSSVSDPKFLAAYRTAYTTIFDNHDYTGAIGQLKSLKRDDVADVANLIGYSYRKLGDYQSSKVYYELALKDDPNHVRTWQYYGLWQLEQGNREQAQYHLNKLASLAGTDSSEYRSLAAALDKPTGATLVY; encoded by the coding sequence ATGCGCAAACTCTCAATGCTTCTTGTGCCGGGACTTGTCGCCGTGTCGTTGGCAGCGGCTCCGGTGCTGACCAGCGCCTATGCCGCCGGCAGCGATGAGCCCTCCTCGCCACCGAAATCCGACACCTCGACCAAGAAGGGCAAGAAGAAGAGCTCCTCGGTCAGCGATCCGAAATTCCTTGCTGCCTATCGCACCGCCTACACCACGATCTTTGACAATCACGACTACACCGGCGCGATCGGCCAGCTGAAGTCGCTCAAGCGCGACGACGTCGCCGACGTCGCCAATCTGATCGGCTACTCCTATCGCAAGCTCGGCGACTACCAGTCGTCGAAGGTCTATTACGAGCTCGCGCTGAAGGACGATCCGAACCACGTCCGCACCTGGCAGTATTATGGCCTCTGGCAGCTCGAGCAGGGCAACCGCGAGCAGGCGCAGTATCACCTGAACAAGCTCGCCTCGCTCGCCGGCACCGACAGCTCCGAATATCGCTCGCTCGCCGCCGCGCTCGACAAGCCGACCGGAGCGACCCTCGTCTATTAA
- a CDS encoding outer membrane protein encodes MKRILLGAVALLALAAPAAAADMQARTYTKAPAYTPPQVIYNWTGFYIGGHVGGAFAGDSSFQSSDARFLGGVQGGFDYQFAPNWVMGVEAQYSWLPANNGGATFPLGTQVTSNTDQLGSVTGRIGYTWGPALLYAKGGYAWRNGGLGVNVAGVPQPFTATGNSKDGYTVGAGLEYMFAPNWSAKAEYQYYNFGNTTITSGPADVVGVRGREDEHTVKVGVNYRFGWGGPAASRY; translated from the coding sequence ATGAAGAGGATTTTGCTGGGCGCGGTTGCCCTGCTTGCGCTGGCTGCTCCGGCTGCCGCAGCCGACATGCAGGCGCGCACCTACACCAAGGCTCCGGCCTACACGCCGCCGCAGGTGATCTACAACTGGACCGGCTTCTACATCGGTGGCCATGTCGGCGGCGCCTTTGCCGGTGACAGCAGCTTCCAGTCGAGCGACGCGCGCTTCCTCGGCGGTGTTCAGGGCGGCTTCGACTATCAGTTCGCGCCCAATTGGGTCATGGGTGTCGAGGCCCAGTATTCCTGGCTGCCCGCCAACAACGGCGGCGCTACGTTCCCGCTGGGCACGCAGGTGACCTCCAATACCGACCAGCTCGGCTCGGTGACCGGTCGCATCGGCTACACCTGGGGACCGGCGCTGCTTTACGCCAAGGGCGGTTATGCCTGGCGCAATGGCGGTCTTGGCGTCAATGTCGCCGGCGTCCCGCAGCCCTTCACCGCCACTGGCAACAGCAAGGACGGCTATACCGTTGGCGCTGGCCTCGAATACATGTTCGCGCCGAACTGGTCCGCCAAGGCCGAGTACCAATATTACAACTTCGGCAACACGACGATCACCTCCGGTCCGGCTGACGTCGTCGGCGTCCGCGGCCGGGAGGACGAGCATACCGTCAAGGTCGGCGTGAATTACCGCTTCGGCTGGGGCGGTCCGGCAGCCTCGCGCTACTGA
- a CDS encoding class I SAM-dependent methyltransferase, whose translation MISKRPPVLAHERFTADRENFVGLDLAARFERIEKTNLWGAASSVSGLGSEDPATVAVREMLPALLQRLGARSLLDAPCGDAGWIGRLKLHLDYTGIDIVPSLIAANRKRVAGGELSGRFLVADITRDALPRADVVLCRDCLVHLSFDNIVRAVANFRASGARFLLVTTFPEWDDNRDCADGDWRALNMEKAPFDWPAPRVLINERCEEGSGGWRDKSLGLWRLDELPDRVLTARGI comes from the coding sequence ATGATCTCCAAGCGCCCACCCGTGCTCGCCCATGAGCGGTTCACCGCCGACCGCGAGAATTTTGTCGGCCTCGATCTGGCCGCGCGGTTCGAGCGCATCGAGAAGACCAACCTGTGGGGTGCGGCCAGTTCGGTGTCGGGCCTCGGCTCGGAGGATCCCGCGACCGTCGCGGTCCGCGAGATGCTTCCTGCACTGCTGCAACGGCTCGGCGCGCGCTCGCTGCTCGATGCGCCCTGCGGCGACGCGGGGTGGATCGGCCGCCTGAAGCTGCATCTCGACTACACCGGCATCGACATCGTGCCGTCGCTGATCGCGGCCAATCGCAAGCGCGTGGCTGGCGGTGAGTTGTCAGGCCGGTTTCTCGTTGCCGACATCACGCGCGATGCACTGCCGCGCGCCGATGTGGTGCTGTGCCGGGACTGCCTGGTGCATTTGAGTTTCGACAACATCGTCCGCGCCGTCGCGAACTTTCGCGCCAGCGGCGCACGTTTCCTGCTGGTCACGACGTTTCCCGAATGGGACGACAATCGCGATTGCGCGGACGGTGACTGGCGGGCGCTGAACATGGAGAAGGCGCCGTTCGACTGGCCGGCGCCGCGCGTGCTGATCAACGAGCGTTGCGAAGAGGGCAGTGGCGGCTGGCGCGACAAGAGCCTCGGGCTGTGGCGGCTCGATGAACTGCCCGATCGTGTCCTCACTGCCCGGGGGATATGA